Proteins found in one Leguminivora glycinivorella isolate SPB_JAAS2020 chromosome 4, LegGlyc_1.1, whole genome shotgun sequence genomic segment:
- the LOC125225682 gene encoding sorting nexin-17 — protein MHFSIPDLQQFQDDNGVSYTGYNIYIDGFFHCTTRYKQLLCLHEQLQAQNPYFKLPQFPPKKLFLTSSQLEERRILLEKYIQLVGQNPMLANSDLLITFLFSAQQETHSVRMHEVDIEISLMNGYRIPLSVSSTDSSSTILDIACNYINLPKELSKYFSLYLFNWSCAKDGQPALKKLEEYESPYISQKYVRPEDKIVLRKSYWDLCYDLDLMIDRVSLDLLYLQTIEELDLGWLTAESHIKDILKSYEEKKQKREYLELARTLRHYGRIPAGEAVTDASNISGATGATCRVSVALAGRELMLTSAQAREQRYKVTRMRCWRITTLHGVEQSLSNGHRSLLEESNKNFELSFEYLISKDNLKWITLKTEHATFISVCLQSIVDELMRQKGGSGPASPRGRGSGAGLTYLRRDGSSHRVTPSSSSDTLSSANGDSYNSGSSREIFSVQKLTEKFASVAFKTGKDCVENNAFEAIGDEEL, from the exons atgcatttttctaTACCTGATCTGCAGCAGTTCCAAGATGACAACGGAGTTTCATACACG GGCTACAATATTTACATAGATGGATTTTTCCACTGCACAACAAGGTATAAGCAGCTGCTTTGCCTTCATGAACAATTGCAAGCACAAAATCCTTATTTTAAGTTACCACAATTCCCACctaagaaattatttttaactagtTCCCAACTTGAAGAAAGGCGGATCTTATTGGAAAAGTATATTCAACTGG TTGGACAAAACCCTATGTTGGCAAACTCTGATCTTCTGATAACCTTCCTGTTTTCGGCACAACAAGAGACACATTCTGTGAGAATGCATGAAGTGGACATTGAAATATCTCTAATGAATGGTTACCGAATACCTCTCTCCGTCTCATCCACAGACTCGTCAAGCACAATACTAGACATTGCttgtaattatattaatttgccAAAAGAattgtcaaaatatttttcactttacCTTTTTAACTGGAGTTGTGCTAAGGATGGTCAACCAGCATTGAAAAAACTAGAGGAATATGAATCTCCATACATATCTCAAAAGTATGTTAGACCTGAAGATAAAATTGTTTTAAGGAAGAG TTACTGGGACCTGTGCTATGATCTGGATTTAATGATAGATAGGGTGTCACTAGaccttttatatttacaaacAATAGAAGAGCTTGATCTGGGCTGGTTAACGGCCGAGTCACATATCAAAGACATACTCAAATCATATGAAGAGAAGAAACAGAAAAGAGAG TACTTAGAACTAGCGCGAACTTTGAGGCACTACGGGCGGATACCAGCCGGGGAAGCAGTGACGGACGCAAGCAACATCTCTGGAGCTACTGGCGCTACCTGCAGAGTGTCTGTGGCTCTCGCTGGTCGAGAGCTTATGTTGACCAGCGCTCAGGCTAGAGAACAACGGTACAAGGTCACGAGAATGCGGTGCTGGAGGATCACAACTTTGCATGGG gtAGAGCAATCACTGTCAAACGGCCACCGCTCTCTACTAGAAGAATCGAACAAGAACTTCGAGCTATCTTTCGAATATCTCATTAGTAAAGACAACCTGAAGTGGATCACCTTGAAGACGGAACATGCTACGTTCATAAGCGTCTGTTTACAG TCGATCGTGGACGAACTGATGCGGCAGAAAGGTGGGTCGGGACCAGCGTCGCCGCGCGGGCGTGGCTCGGGCGCGGGGCTCACCTACCTGCGCCGCGACGGCTCTTCACACCGCGTCACACCCTCCTCGTCTAGCGACACGCTCAGCTCAGCT AACGGCGATTCATACAACTCGGGCAGCTCTCGAGAAATATTCTCAGTCCAGAAGTTGACGGAGAAGTTCGCGTCCGTCGCCTTCAAGACAGGCAAGGACTGCGTCGAGAACAACGCTTTCGAAGCTATCGGGGACGAGGAGCTATAA
- the LOC125225684 gene encoding proteasomal ATPase-associated factor 1-like → MSAKFPVVTIQCDWNEVIKLPKCKAWISSKYLNQDSVHDELRTSLNNSDGKIKIEFSDNYQYISHSNLSLVIKHISGLKTAFVAPTKAYKVHKKGVTTVSASGTENALAISACDGDQLLVWDSRTGEVMLDLKGHGGPVYKSKFFNSGVVVISAGADGSCRIWSAETGVNPVTLIGHKMAVCDIAIVEVGRNVISVSKDGTAKLWDVGQAACLANIVEGHGQINCCTLTTATEDVPVENEREVGTSNKLLIIGCESGLVVGAHVAKREEVFRKQMDSACNACIVVGQNAIIGCSSGKIMLLNLQNGELAELHESASPVLSMVTLPNQMFAVGRQDGTCTVMSLHEAHGATRVQLTGSDCDGIRDLAFNGKWIFAACRDCNVRKYDFNQVIVHFK, encoded by the exons ATGTCGGCGAAATTCCCGGTTGTTACAATCCAATGTGATTGGAATGAAGTCATAAA ACTGCCTAAATGCAAAGCTTGGATATCCTCAAAATATTTAAACCAAGATAGTGTCCATGATGAACTAAGAACAAGCTTAAATAACAGTGATGGGAAAATAAAGATAGAATTCTCAGACAATTACCAGTATATATCTCATAGTAATCTGAGCCTTGTGATAAAACATATATCTGGCTTGAAGACAGCCTTTGTGGCCCCGACAAAAGCTTATAAAGTGCATAAGAAGGGAGTCACAACTGTGTCAGCGTCTGGGACGGAGAATGCATTAGCTATATCTGCTTGTGATGGGGACCAACTTTTAGTATGGGACAGCAGGACAG GTGAAGTCATGCTAGATCTTAAAGGCCATGGTGGTCCAGTGTACAAGAGCAAATTCTTCAATTCTGGTGTTGTGGTGATATCAGCTGGCGCTGACGGATCATGCCGAATCTGGTCGGCCGAGACTGGAGTCAACCCTGTCACGCTGATAGGCCACAAAATGGCAGTGTGTGATATTGCAATTGTTGAAGTTGGAAGAAATGTAATTTCTGTCAGCAA ggATGGCACTGCAAAGCTGTGGGATGTGGGTCAAGCAGCATGTCTGGCGAACATTGTTGAAGGTCATGGTCAGATAAATTGTTGCACTTTAACAACAGCAACCGAGGATGTGCCTGTTGAGAATGAGAGAGAG GTGGGAACAAGTAACAAACTCCTAATAATCGGTTGCGAGAGTGGCCTAGTCGTTGGTGCTCATGTGGCCAAACGGGAAGAAGTGTTCCGGAAGCAGATGGATTCTGCTTGCAATGCTTGCATTGTGGTAGGGCAGAACGCTATCATTGGCTGCAGCAGTGGAAAG aTAATGCTCCTCAATCTTCAAAACGGGGAACTAGCGGAGTTACACGAATCCGCGAGCCCAGTCCTAAGCATGGTGACTTTACCCAACCAGATGTTCGCAGTAGGCCGCCAAGACGGGACGTGCACCGTCATGTCACTACACGAAGCTCATGGCGCCACTAGAGTCCAACTCACCGGGTCAGACTGTGACGGAATAAGGGACCTAGCCTTCAACGGAAAATGGATTTTTGCTGCCTGCCGTGACTGTAATGTTAGGAAGTATGACTTCAATCAAGTGATCGTACATTTTAAGTGA